A stretch of Arthrobacter sp. NEB 688 DNA encodes these proteins:
- a CDS encoding amidohydrolase family protein: MNGLVDIHCHGAAGAELGSTTEGSRTAAAHHRAAGVEHLVASLVSAPFDDLVAQVATLGPLVADGTLAGIHLEGPFLAHGRRGAHDPAALTDPDPALVERLAEAAALAGAPDALRQMTIAPERPGADRLVRALVEHGVRPAVGHTEADAAVTARTLATVADLQGAPALVTHLFNGMAPMHHRAGGPVAAALAAAARGDAVVELIADGVHVAPEVVRMVFETVGPGGIALVSDAMAATGLGDGRYRLGGLEVEVHEGTARTTDTGSIAGSTSTLADCVRWCLEVVGLPEDDVLATASTTPARALGLLV; the protein is encoded by the coding sequence ATGAACGGCCTCGTCGACATCCACTGCCACGGCGCCGCCGGTGCCGAGCTCGGCTCCACGACCGAGGGCTCGCGCACCGCCGCGGCGCACCACCGGGCGGCCGGGGTCGAGCACCTCGTCGCGAGCCTCGTCTCGGCGCCCTTCGACGACCTCGTCGCGCAGGTCGCGACGCTCGGCCCGCTCGTCGCCGACGGCACGCTGGCCGGCATCCACCTCGAGGGTCCCTTCCTCGCGCACGGACGCCGCGGCGCGCACGACCCCGCCGCCCTCACCGACCCCGACCCGGCGCTCGTCGAGCGGCTCGCGGAGGCCGCCGCCCTCGCCGGCGCCCCGGACGCCCTGCGCCAGATGACGATCGCCCCCGAGCGGCCCGGCGCCGACCGGCTGGTCCGCGCCCTCGTCGAGCACGGGGTGCGGCCGGCCGTCGGGCACACCGAGGCAGACGCCGCCGTCACCGCGCGCACGCTGGCGACCGTCGCCGACCTCCAGGGCGCCCCCGCCCTCGTCACGCACCTGTTCAACGGGATGGCGCCGATGCACCACCGGGCCGGCGGGCCGGTCGCGGCCGCGCTGGCCGCGGCGGCCCGCGGCGACGCCGTCGTCGAGCTCATCGCCGACGGGGTGCACGTCGCGCCCGAGGTGGTCCGGATGGTCTTCGAGACGGTCGGGCCCGGCGGCATCGCCCTCGTCTCGGACGCGATGGCCGCGACCGGGCTCGGTGACGGGCGCTACCGGCTCGGGGGGCTCGAGGTCGAGGTGCACGAGGGCACGGCGCGCACGACCGACACCGGCTCGATCGCCGGCAGCACCTCGACGCTCGCCGACTGTGTCCGGTGGTGCCTCGAGGTCGTCGGCCTGCCCGAGGACGACGTCCTCGCCACCGCGAGCACGACCCCGGCGCGGGCCCTCGGGCTGCTCGTCTGA
- a CDS encoding carbohydrate ABC transporter permease, which produces MTKTRRPRLVAFTAAVVALVFLAPYVVMVLDSLRTSTDVKTTPPSFLPRVWQWDTYATVIGDGRFPHWLLTSLLVSLGATAVVVVVAIPAAYMTARHRFPGRGVFLLVVLVTQMFAPTSLVVGLYRQFFELNMINTYGALIITNAAFNLAFAIWILHGFFSSIPLEVEEAAALDGVGRVGMLRRIMLPLTLPGLVTATIFTFIAAWNEYVVALTLMIDDDKKPLTVGFRSYVTGYEQNWDQLFAASVIAVVPVVILFAVIEKHLVGGLTAGSVK; this is translated from the coding sequence ATGACGAAGACCCGCCGCCCCCGGCTCGTCGCGTTCACCGCGGCCGTCGTCGCGCTCGTCTTCCTCGCGCCGTACGTCGTCATGGTGCTCGACAGCCTCCGCACGAGCACCGACGTCAAGACGACCCCGCCGTCGTTCCTGCCGCGCGTGTGGCAGTGGGACACCTACGCGACCGTCATCGGCGACGGCCGCTTCCCGCACTGGCTGCTCACGTCGCTGCTCGTCTCGCTCGGCGCGACGGCCGTCGTCGTGGTCGTGGCGATCCCGGCGGCGTACATGACCGCGCGGCACCGCTTCCCGGGCCGTGGCGTCTTCCTGCTCGTCGTCCTCGTCACGCAGATGTTCGCGCCGACCTCGCTCGTCGTCGGGCTCTACCGGCAGTTCTTCGAGCTCAACATGATCAACACCTACGGCGCGCTCATCATCACGAACGCGGCGTTCAACCTGGCCTTCGCGATCTGGATCCTCCACGGGTTCTTCTCCTCGATCCCGCTCGAGGTCGAGGAGGCCGCGGCGCTCGACGGCGTCGGCCGGGTCGGGATGCTGCGCCGGATCATGCTGCCGCTGACGCTGCCCGGGCTCGTCACCGCGACGATCTTCACGTTCATCGCGGCGTGGAACGAGTACGTCGTCGCGCTCACCCTGATGATCGACGACGACAAGAAGCCGCTGACGGTCGGCTTCCGCTCGTACGTCACCGGCTACGAGCAGAACTGGGACCAGCTGTTCGCGGCGTCGGTCATCGCCGTCGTGCCGGTCGTCATCCTCTTCGCGGTCATCGAGAAGCACCTCGTCGGCGGCCTCACCGCCGGCTCCGTCAAGTAG
- a CDS encoding M50 family metallopeptidase encodes MDVDEVWQRVQPVGEVALSGRPVLVVLVGAVVAVGVGPVWSVLRLGVTLVHELGHAVVGMLVGRRFTGFVLRGDMSGHAVTVGPARGPGRLATTWAGYPAPAVVGAALAWLGVRGWAAPVLAAVLVVLVVALLRSRSALTVLVVLGVGAATAWLWWSGAGRVQAQVLVGVGIVLVVGAWRHLAAVAGARDPGTSDPAVLAQLTRVPRVLWLASFALVLAASTWVLLGAVLPALRP; translated from the coding sequence GTGGACGTCGACGAGGTGTGGCAGCGGGTGCAGCCCGTCGGGGAGGTGGCCCTCTCCGGCCGGCCGGTGCTCGTCGTCCTCGTCGGGGCGGTCGTCGCCGTCGGGGTGGGGCCGGTGTGGTCGGTGCTGCGGCTCGGGGTGACCCTCGTCCACGAGCTCGGCCACGCGGTCGTCGGGATGCTCGTCGGCCGGCGGTTCACCGGGTTCGTCCTGCGCGGCGACATGTCGGGTCACGCGGTGACGGTGGGCCCCGCGCGCGGGCCCGGGCGCCTCGCGACGACGTGGGCCGGCTACCCGGCGCCCGCGGTCGTCGGGGCGGCGCTCGCCTGGCTGGGCGTGCGCGGCTGGGCGGCGCCGGTGCTCGCGGCCGTCCTCGTCGTCCTGGTCGTCGCCCTCCTGCGCTCGCGCTCGGCGCTCACCGTGCTCGTCGTGCTCGGGGTCGGGGCGGCGACGGCCTGGCTGTGGTGGTCGGGCGCCGGTCGGGTGCAGGCACAGGTGCTCGTCGGCGTCGGGATCGTCCTCGTCGTCGGGGCGTGGCGCCATCTCGCGGCGGTGGCGGGCGCCCGCGACCCCGGCACGAGCGACCCCGCCGTCCTCGCGCAGCTGACCCGGGTGCCGCGCGTGCTCTGGCTGGCGAGCTTCGCGCTCGTCCTCGCGGCCTCGACATGGGTCCTGCTCGGCGCCGTCCTCCCCGCCCTGCGCCCCTGA
- a CDS encoding sugar ABC transporter permease, with the protein MTTTDDVQAPSARTTPGGPRSSRRTAGVGRVSAPVALLWLAPAIALIVGVVFYPAVMLFRASRSEYSITGLYKGAAGWDNYAKVLSYPDLPVVLKNTVVWVVAVVAITIVLALALAQLLVKDFPGRRFVRWAVIVPWAASLVITSQLFVLLYDSNYGLINHVLTGLHVIDEPISFLGDDRFTMASMIVVGVFVSLPFTIFVFIAGLAAIPDDVMEAAEVDGASPWQRWRQITFPLLRPAMLIATVLNTIYVFNSFPIIYTLNDRNPGFSHDTLITFMYKLAFKSQEKDVGMSAATGVLNVAIILLVVLVYLKVVNWREETR; encoded by the coding sequence GTGACGACGACCGACGACGTCCAGGCGCCGTCGGCCCGCACCACCCCCGGCGGTCCGCGCTCCTCGCGCCGGACCGCCGGGGTCGGTCGGGTCAGCGCGCCGGTCGCGCTGCTCTGGCTGGCCCCCGCCATCGCCCTCATCGTCGGCGTGGTGTTCTACCCGGCGGTCATGCTCTTCCGCGCCTCGCGCTCCGAGTACTCCATCACCGGGCTCTACAAGGGTGCGGCCGGCTGGGACAACTACGCCAAGGTGCTGTCCTACCCGGACCTGCCCGTGGTGCTGAAGAACACCGTCGTGTGGGTGGTCGCGGTCGTCGCCATCACGATCGTCCTCGCGCTGGCGCTCGCGCAGCTCCTCGTCAAGGACTTCCCCGGGCGCCGCTTCGTGCGCTGGGCGGTCATCGTGCCGTGGGCCGCCTCGCTCGTCATCACGAGCCAGCTGTTCGTGCTGCTCTACGACAGCAACTACGGCCTCATCAACCACGTCCTGACCGGGCTGCACGTCATCGACGAGCCGATCAGCTTCCTCGGCGACGACCGCTTCACGATGGCCTCGATGATCGTCGTCGGCGTCTTCGTGTCGCTGCCCTTCACGATCTTCGTCTTCATCGCCGGGCTGGCCGCCATCCCGGACGACGTCATGGAGGCAGCCGAGGTCGACGGCGCCTCGCCCTGGCAGCGCTGGCGGCAGATCACCTTCCCGCTGCTGCGCCCGGCGATGCTCATCGCGACGGTGCTCAACACGATCTACGTGTTCAACAGCTTCCCGATCATCTACACGCTCAACGACCGCAACCCGGGCTTCTCGCACGACACCCTCATCACGTTCATGTACAAGCTCGCGTTCAAGAGCCAGGAGAAGGACGTGGGGATGTCGGCCGCGACGGGCGTGCTCAACGTGGCGATCATCCTGCTCGTCGTCCTCGTCTACCTCAAGGTCGTCAACTGGCGGGAGGAGACCCGATGA
- a CDS encoding DeoR/GlpR family DNA-binding transcription regulator: MSDEAGGTRTPTARWASVLDLLATRGRLSVTETSRELGVSEATVRRDFTELARRQLVTRHHGGVVATAVAYELPYRYRASQTDEGIDRIAARAAALVGPGEVVALNGGTTTTATARALTSREDLVGEDGPTLTIVTNALNIAAEAVLRPHVQCVSLGGVARPESYEVTGPLAAQVIEQLWFDVAVVGVNALSAVEGATCRFEDEAAVVRSMVERSRRVVVVAAAAKLGMRTFAAICPAERIGTLVTTAQDDAPEVVALRERGVEVLCV; the protein is encoded by the coding sequence GTGAGCGACGAGGCCGGCGGTACCCGCACGCCGACCGCGCGATGGGCCTCCGTCCTCGACCTCCTGGCGACCCGCGGCCGGCTCTCGGTCACCGAGACCTCGCGCGAGCTCGGCGTCTCGGAGGCCACCGTGCGACGCGACTTCACCGAGCTCGCCCGCCGGCAGCTCGTGACCCGCCACCACGGCGGGGTCGTCGCCACGGCCGTCGCCTACGAGCTGCCCTACCGCTACCGCGCAAGCCAGACCGACGAGGGCATCGACCGCATCGCCGCGCGCGCCGCGGCCCTGGTCGGCCCCGGCGAGGTCGTCGCGCTCAACGGCGGGACGACGACGACGGCGACCGCCCGCGCCCTGACCTCCCGCGAGGACCTGGTCGGTGAGGACGGCCCGACGCTGACGATCGTCACCAACGCGCTGAACATCGCCGCCGAGGCGGTGCTGCGCCCGCACGTCCAGTGCGTCTCCCTGGGCGGGGTCGCCCGGCCGGAGTCCTACGAGGTCACCGGTCCGCTGGCCGCGCAGGTCATCGAGCAGCTGTGGTTCGACGTCGCCGTCGTCGGGGTCAACGCCCTCTCGGCCGTCGAGGGAGCGACCTGCCGCTTCGAGGACGAGGCCGCGGTCGTGCGCTCGATGGTCGAGCGCTCGCGGCGGGTCGTCGTCGTCGCCGCCGCGGCCAAGCTCGGGATGCGGACATTCGCCGCCATCTGCCCCGCGGAGCGCATCGGCACCCTCGTGACGACGGCGCAGGACGACGCCCCGGAGGTGGTCGCGCTGCGCGAGCGCGGCGTCGAGGTGCTCTGCGTCTGA
- a CDS encoding extracellular solute-binding protein produces the protein MSSTRRHIMLAATAVTGALVLSACGGGTGAGQASGGSGDGEKATSITLMAAEYSKDNTKAFWDSFAKEYKSKYGYTLNVNVVSWDNIDQQSSTMIQNNQPPDILNLNAYASYAKDGLLYDADAVLPSEVKSDILPTFVKYGTYDGKFYGFPDLSSARALFYNKTLFEKAGITAPPTTWAELEADAKKVKDATGDAGYAMPLGPEESQGEFSMWLFNNGGDWKTDGSWSINSEKNVETLTFLKKLADEKLTQSNPARTNRADAFDLFKSGKAGMVVGFSPLAAALDADKTVDYGVAPFPSNDGSESKTFGVTDYLMAFKKSGNQDAVKAFYELYYDKAQINTFIEKEGFLPVTTSGLEYFQKDDKLKVYLDTLPNARLTPTDDPTWDKVKLAVQQNLGSAMTEDPKSVLDKLQQSAEAQG, from the coding sequence ATGAGCAGCACGCGACGACACATCATGCTGGCCGCGACCGCGGTGACGGGGGCCCTGGTGCTCTCGGCCTGCGGCGGCGGCACGGGGGCCGGGCAGGCCTCCGGGGGCTCGGGGGACGGCGAGAAGGCCACCTCGATCACCCTCATGGCGGCCGAGTACTCCAAGGACAACACCAAGGCGTTCTGGGACTCCTTCGCGAAGGAGTACAAGAGCAAGTACGGCTACACGCTCAACGTCAACGTCGTCAGCTGGGACAACATCGACCAGCAGTCCTCGACGATGATCCAGAACAACCAGCCGCCGGACATCCTCAACCTCAACGCGTACGCCAGCTACGCCAAGGACGGCCTGCTCTACGACGCCGACGCGGTCCTCCCCTCCGAGGTCAAGTCCGACATCCTGCCGACGTTCGTCAAGTACGGCACCTACGACGGCAAGTTCTACGGCTTCCCCGACCTCTCCAGCGCCCGCGCGCTCTTCTACAACAAGACCCTCTTCGAGAAGGCCGGCATCACCGCCCCGCCGACGACGTGGGCCGAGCTCGAGGCCGACGCGAAGAAGGTCAAGGACGCGACCGGCGACGCCGGCTACGCGATGCCGCTCGGCCCGGAGGAGTCGCAGGGCGAGTTCTCGATGTGGCTGTTCAACAACGGCGGCGACTGGAAGACCGACGGCTCCTGGTCGATCAACTCCGAGAAGAACGTCGAGACGCTGACCTTCCTCAAGAAGCTCGCCGACGAGAAGCTCACCCAGTCCAACCCGGCCCGCACCAACCGTGCCGACGCCTTCGACCTCTTCAAGTCCGGCAAGGCCGGGATGGTGGTCGGCTTCAGCCCGCTCGCGGCGGCCCTCGACGCCGACAAGACGGTCGACTACGGGGTCGCGCCCTTCCCGTCCAACGACGGCTCGGAGAGCAAGACCTTCGGCGTCACCGACTACCTCATGGCCTTCAAGAAGAGCGGCAACCAGGACGCGGTCAAGGCCTTCTACGAGCTCTACTACGACAAGGCCCAGATCAACACCTTCATCGAGAAGGAGGGCTTCCTCCCGGTGACGACGTCCGGCCTGGAGTACTTCCAGAAGGACGACAAGCTCAAGGTCTACCTCGACACCCTGCCGAACGCGCGGCTCACCCCGACCGACGACCCCACCTGGGACAAGGTCAAGCTCGCCGTCCAGCAGAACCTCGGCTCCGCGATGACCGAGGACCCGAAGTCGGTCCTCGACAAGCTGCAGCAGTCGGCCGAGGCACAGGGCTGA
- a CDS encoding ROK family protein: MSDPGAPASRGRSTGSGEGRGDGSAVGVDVGGTRIKTVLVQGGSVVARDVQPTPTDLARRFGEVVQGCVQRLLAGAANEGSPTPAPSRVGVVVPGLVDERAGIGEWSANLGWRDLDLLGAVRGRVPGRLAVGHDVRAGLLGEHLLGAARGADDVLFVPLGTGIAVALMTAGRVVRGSSWSGEIGHVVVDPAGPRCGCGRAGCLEALTGAGAVGRRWREAGRDGDARTVAEAVVAGDPVAQRIWNDAVDVLAGALAPVVASAGTRRVVVGGGMAQAGPVLLDPLRTALRTRGPDDALEVVGAELGDWAGAIGAAHLHDAG, from the coding sequence GTGAGCGACCCCGGCGCACCCGCCTCGCGCGGCCGCTCGACCGGCAGCGGCGAGGGTCGCGGCGACGGCAGCGCCGTCGGCGTCGACGTCGGCGGCACGCGCATCAAGACCGTTCTCGTGCAGGGTGGTTCGGTGGTCGCGCGCGACGTGCAGCCGACGCCCACCGATCTGGCCCGTCGCTTCGGCGAGGTCGTGCAGGGATGCGTCCAGCGCCTGCTCGCCGGGGCCGCGAACGAGGGGTCGCCGACCCCCGCACCGTCACGGGTCGGGGTCGTCGTGCCCGGCCTCGTCGACGAGCGCGCGGGCATCGGGGAGTGGTCGGCCAACCTCGGGTGGCGCGACCTCGACCTCCTCGGCGCCGTCCGCGGGCGCGTGCCCGGTCGCCTCGCCGTCGGGCACGACGTGCGGGCCGGCCTGCTCGGCGAGCACCTGCTGGGGGCCGCCCGGGGGGCCGACGACGTGCTGTTCGTCCCCCTCGGCACCGGCATCGCGGTCGCCCTCATGACGGCCGGACGCGTCGTCCGTGGCTCCTCCTGGTCGGGCGAGATCGGGCACGTCGTCGTCGACCCCGCCGGGCCGCGCTGCGGCTGCGGACGGGCCGGGTGCCTCGAGGCCCTCACCGGCGCCGGGGCCGTCGGTCGCCGCTGGCGCGAGGCCGGCCGGGACGGGGACGCGCGCACGGTCGCCGAGGCCGTCGTCGCCGGAGACCCTGTCGCACAACGCATCTGGAACGACGCCGTGGACGTCCTCGCCGGGGCGCTCGCACCCGTCGTCGCATCGGCCGGCACCCGCCGCGTCGTCGTCGGCGGCGGCATGGCCCAGGCCGGTCCGGTCCTCCTCGACCCGCTCCGGACCGCCCTGCGCACACGCGGCCCGGACGACGCCCTCGAGGTCGTCGGCGCCGAGCTCGGGGACTGGGCCGGGGCCATCGGCGCGGCGCACCTCCACGACGCCGGTTGA
- a CDS encoding DEAD/DEAH box helicase yields the protein MSTSSFGALGVPTPLVDVLASGGITTPTPIQASTLPDSLAGRDVLGRGRTGSGKTVAFLLPLLTRLSQSGTRRQSKRPRALILAPTRELATQIEDAMTPLASVLGLTSRTVFGGVGQNPQVTALRKGVDVVVACPGRLEDLMGQGHVSLDAVEVTVIDEADHMADLGFLPQVRRLLDATPSRGQRMLFSATLDAGIGVIARRYLHQPVTHEADSAQSPVAKMDHHVLHVDANDHLPVLVDLTAAPGRTVVFTRTKHRAKKLAKQLNAAGVAAVELHGNLSQGARTRTMEAFHAGTAKTLVATDIAARGIHVDEVALVIHADPPVEHKAYLHRSGRTARAGASGTVVTLMTDDQVRDVRDLTRKAGVKPTTTRVDAKHPMLGRLAPGERSFVEGGIVLAPASDGGRGGSGRGGSGQGSRSARPARGQRTGSSSARGGQGGGSGRGQASGAGRGGSTAGSGRGTQGQARTGGQASGRPARSGPRRASSSGGAAGGRPGGSAASFSQSARPRRGA from the coding sequence GTGTCCACCTCCTCCTTCGGCGCGCTCGGCGTGCCGACCCCCCTCGTCGACGTGCTCGCCTCCGGCGGGATCACGACCCCGACCCCCATCCAGGCCTCCACGCTGCCCGACTCGCTCGCCGGCCGGGACGTCCTCGGCCGTGGCCGCACCGGCTCCGGCAAGACGGTCGCCTTCCTCCTGCCCCTGCTGACCCGCCTCTCGCAGAGCGGGACCCGTCGGCAGTCCAAGCGTCCCCGCGCGCTGATCCTCGCCCCGACGCGTGAGCTCGCGACCCAGATCGAGGACGCGATGACGCCGCTGGCGAGCGTCCTCGGCCTCACCTCGCGCACCGTCTTCGGCGGGGTCGGCCAGAACCCGCAGGTGACCGCGCTGCGCAAGGGCGTCGACGTCGTCGTCGCCTGCCCGGGCCGCCTCGAGGACCTCATGGGCCAGGGCCACGTGTCCCTCGACGCCGTGGAGGTGACCGTCATCGACGAGGCCGACCACATGGCCGACCTCGGCTTCCTCCCGCAGGTCCGGCGCCTCCTCGACGCCACCCCGTCGCGCGGCCAGCGGATGCTGTTCTCCGCCACCCTCGACGCCGGCATCGGCGTCATCGCCCGGCGCTACCTGCACCAGCCCGTCACGCACGAGGCCGACTCGGCCCAGTCGCCGGTCGCGAAGATGGACCACCACGTCCTGCACGTCGACGCGAACGACCACCTGCCCGTGCTCGTCGACCTCACCGCCGCCCCCGGCCGCACCGTCGTCTTCACCCGCACCAAGCACCGCGCGAAGAAGCTCGCGAAGCAGCTCAACGCGGCCGGTGTCGCGGCGGTCGAGCTGCACGGCAACCTCAGCCAGGGCGCGCGCACCCGGACGATGGAGGCCTTCCACGCCGGCACCGCCAAGACCCTCGTCGCCACCGACATCGCGGCGCGCGGCATCCACGTCGACGAGGTCGCCCTCGTCATCCACGCCGACCCGCCGGTCGAGCACAAGGCGTACCTGCACCGCTCCGGCCGCACGGCGCGCGCCGGCGCCTCCGGCACGGTCGTCACGCTGATGACCGACGACCAGGTGCGCGACGTCCGCGACCTCACCCGCAAGGCCGGCGTCAAGCCGACGACGACCCGGGTCGACGCCAAGCACCCGATGCTCGGCCGGCTCGCGCCGGGTGAGCGCTCGTTCGTCGAGGGCGGGATCGTCCTCGCCCCCGCGTCCGACGGTGGGCGTGGCGGCTCCGGCCGGGGTGGCTCCGGGCAGGGCTCGCGCTCCGCTCGTCCGGCCCGCGGCCAGCGCACCGGTTCCTCGTCCGCCCGTGGTGGCCAGGGCGGCGGCTCCGGCCGCGGCCAGGCCTCCGGCGCGGGCCGGGGTGGCTCCACCGCAGGCTCCGGTCGTGGCACCCAGGGCCAGGCGCGCACCGGCGGGCAGGCCTCCGGCCGCCCGGCCCGGTCGGGTCCCCGCCGCGCGTCCTCGAGTGGCGGGGCGGCCGGTGGCCGTCCCGGTGGCTCGGCGGCGTCGTTCTCGCAGAGCGCCCGCCCGCGCCGCGGCGCCTGA
- a CDS encoding LON peptidase substrate-binding domain-containing protein, which produces MDSLPIFPLGGVLLPGSRMPLQLFEPRYLDLAQHLAAEPEEERRFGIVRIRQGHEVGEGAATDLHEIGCEAVVDAMAVAQGSAGAVVHLVARGGRRFRLDGLDEGAGTSFLTGRVSWLLEPAAASDPDLKALSARVLAAHATYLASLGATADPVEEGRAVDLAYRVVERMVLEPSDRQRVLDSADAVTRLRLVLSLLTRETAIVQRFRAVPTPTDLGGASLN; this is translated from the coding sequence ATGGACTCGCTGCCCATCTTCCCGCTCGGCGGGGTCCTGCTGCCCGGCTCCCGGATGCCGCTGCAGCTCTTCGAGCCGCGCTACCTCGACCTCGCCCAGCACCTGGCCGCCGAGCCCGAGGAGGAGCGCCGCTTCGGCATCGTCCGGATCCGCCAGGGCCACGAGGTCGGCGAGGGCGCGGCGACCGACCTGCACGAGATCGGCTGCGAGGCCGTCGTCGACGCGATGGCCGTGGCGCAGGGCTCGGCCGGCGCGGTCGTGCACCTCGTCGCCCGGGGCGGCCGGCGCTTCCGGCTCGACGGCCTCGACGAGGGCGCCGGCACCTCGTTCCTCACCGGCCGGGTCTCGTGGCTGCTCGAGCCCGCCGCCGCGTCCGACCCCGACCTCAAGGCGCTGAGCGCGCGGGTGCTCGCCGCGCACGCGACCTACCTCGCGTCCCTCGGCGCCACCGCGGACCCGGTCGAGGAGGGCCGGGCGGTCGACCTCGCCTACCGCGTCGTGGAGCGGATGGTCCTCGAGCCGAGCGACCGCCAGCGGGTGCTCGACTCGGCCGACGCCGTGACCCGGCTGCGGCTCGTGCTCTCGCTCCTGACCCGCGAGACGGCCATCGTCCAGCGCTTCCGGGCGGTCCCGACGCCGACCGACCTCGGCGGGGCGTCCCTCAACTGA
- a CDS encoding MazG nucleotide pyrophosphohydrolase domain-containing protein, producing MDLGHLQRVIEQTYGERDRARGVPSTVAWLAEEVGELAQAVRKGTHAQCEHEFADVVAWVASLANQTGVDLDAALARYADGCPKCHAMPCACA from the coding sequence ATGGACCTCGGGCACCTCCAGCGCGTCATCGAGCAGACCTACGGCGAGCGCGACCGCGCCCGGGGTGTGCCGAGCACCGTCGCGTGGCTGGCCGAGGAGGTCGGCGAGCTCGCGCAGGCCGTCCGCAAGGGCACGCACGCGCAGTGCGAGCACGAGTTCGCCGACGTCGTGGCGTGGGTCGCCTCCCTCGCGAACCAGACGGGGGTCGACCTCGACGCGGCGCTCGCGCGCTACGCCGACGGCTGCCCCAAGTGCCACGCGATGCCCTGCGCCTGCGCCTGA